A genome region from Danio aesculapii chromosome 2, fDanAes4.1, whole genome shotgun sequence includes the following:
- the cnn3b gene encoding calponin-3b — MTQFNKGPAYGLSAEVRSKIAQKYDVQKEEELRHWIEDVTGMPIGENFQMGLKDGVILCELINKLQPGSIKKINHSKLNWHKLENLGNFIKAILAYGLKPNDIFEANDLFENGNLTQVQTTLLALASMAKTKGMNTKVDIGVKYADKQTRSFNDEKMKAGQCVIGLQMGTNKCASQAGMTAYGTRRHLYDPKTQADKPFDQTTISLQMGTNKGASQAGMSAPGTRRDIFDQKVAVQPLDNSTISLQMGTNKVASQKGMSVYGLGRQVYDPKYCSSPTEPTIHSNGSQGTGTNGSEISDSDYQAEYHGEYQDEYQADYHDEYRGHYDHGIDY, encoded by the exons ATTGCCCAGAAGTATGACGTGCAGAAGGAAGAGGAGCTGAGGCACTGGATTGAGGATGTAACAGGAATGCCAATTGGAGAAAACTTCCAGATGGGATTGAAGGATGGCGTCATTCTGTGCGA ACTGATTAATAAACTTCAACCAGGATCCATTAAGAAAATCAACCATTCCAAGTTGAACTGGCACAAG CTTGAGAACCTGGGCAACTTCATCAAAGCCATTCTTGCCTATGGCCTGAAGCCTAACGACATTTTTGAGGCCAATGATCTGTTCGAGAACGGAAACCTGACTCAAGTCCAGACCACACTTCTTGCGTTGGCCAGCATG GCAAAAACCAAAGGTATGAACACAAAAGTCGACATTGGTGTTAAGTATGCAGACAAGCAGACTCGCAGCTTtaatgatgagaaaatgaaggctgGTCAGTGTGTGATTGGACTGCAG ATGGGGACAAATAAGTGTGCTAGTCAGGCTGGAATGACCGCTTATGGTACTAGGAGACATTTGTATGACCCAAAGACTCAAGCGGACAAACCATTTGACCAAACTACAATCAGCCTGCAGATGGGAACTAATAAAGGAGCAAGCCAG GCTGGCATGTCAGCCCCCGGCACCAGAAGAGACATTTTCGACCAGAAAGTGGCTGTTCAGCCTTTGGACAACTCCACCATCTCTCTGCAGATGGGCACCAACAAAGTGGCCTCTCAAAAGGGCATGAGCGTGTACGGGCTGGGCAGACAGGTGTACGACCCCAAATACTGCTCCTCACCCACTGAGCCCACTATCCACAGCAACGGCAGTCAGGGCACTGGCACCAATGGCTCCGAGATCAGCGACAGCGACTACCAGGCTGAATACCATGGCGAATATCAGGACGAATACCAGGCAGACTACCATGACGAATACAGAGGCCACTATGACCATGGCATTGACTATTAA